Genomic DNA from Parasteatoda tepidariorum isolate YZ-2023 chromosome 3, CAS_Ptep_4.0, whole genome shotgun sequence:
TaaatattctatgaaaaaaattgaagcaatatCTTGTTTAGATGCTGAGGGAAGGTACATTGAAAAATGTCAGTTTTAACATGATTGGCATATACCACACTGGCtccctttaaaaatttttgcaataggCATTACTGCTATTATGTTGATTTGTGTAGTTTTAATATGTACCAAGTACAATAATACAGGTAAaaggtattatattattacatttcgTATTATTACTTCAAAACTAAATACTATCCTATTGTCGTAACACGGATACTGGGAAATTAGGTTTTCTTCGGCCCCTCTAAAAGAATGAGTAccgtaaaaaattgcttaatagcAGTAAATTTTGACTAACGTGAGTTATTTTCAAGCAGCTAAATGATACTGAAATCAAGTCAAATGATAATGAAtgcagttaatctttattttgaagaaataagcAACTAAAAATGTGGAACAACCGAAAATGAGCAACTAAAACCACCGGAAAAaagcaatgaataatttttaaaaatcggaaaaaaatttgGAGTTATTTTCGTGCTGTATTAATTCCgtcaatatatattattttcagttttattcttGATTACGCAGTGTTGttaaaactgatttattaattagtttgttCCCCCCTGCACGGAGAGTAGGTATATTCAGTCAGTCCATATTATAAGTTGTTTTTATCGTAATTCAtagcttaaaaaatagattCTGTACATAGTTTGTGCAAAATAtgtctaaaacttaaaaaaggaatcaatttaagacttcatttttaaagtttcatgaaaaaattttgcagaaaaataaattcctaattaaataaaatttgatatgcaTAATTAATTGATCAAAGTATCATGATACACTCATTACCAGCACgaagttacgtttttttttcgttcttgaAATTTATGAGTCTAACtctagaaatataaaaacaatgtaGAAATTTAGATGTAAAATCTAACAGTCACAATAAATGTTTACCGTAAATTGCACGTCAAATAAACAGAATTTCATTTGGATAAGAAAGTttctttatttggaaaattattacaaagtaTCTTTCCTAATCtacataaaatttctataattttcattaattttataaaggatatttgttataactttttttttaatattgtgcatcgcacttttttaaactattagaaAGATCACCTGAAATTATGTGAAATTTCATTGGAAATgaagctttcttttaaataaataaagcatgaaaatatacTTAGAAAACTCGAAATTagataatactttaaatacctgttaaaaaggttttttattcctttttaataggtataaagtaacaaaaacaataaaaaattaatgttatgatTAAGTTGCtaaatcactaaatatttttaactgaaaaccGTATTCTGGCGAagtaatgaaaattcattttcaacaaatgtatttaaaaaattaacttttaaaattagaactttttaaaaaataaactattcaaaactTCATGCATTCTCATATTCACTAGTATTGAACataattaagcaaatatttataattattattatgttataattataaatgttaattaaatataattataaatgtttagaatTATGGTTATTATGTTGCAATTAAAGTCCACTACCAGCAAAACTCATTCATcgaaatcaattaatttaaaattattttcattaaattcataGAATTCTTTTTCACATGTCTTCATGTACAAAGGCTTATTTccgtaaaaatataaaaaacaatacgGATAATATCCGATTTTTTCAACCAATATATCTGCAACTTTAGCAACGTGTACTTTATCTTCATAATTAGAAGTGTAACAGTTAATGCTAATAGTTCCATTGGGTTTCTGAAACACTTTAGGATGACGAGAAGCAAACAACTCCGCATTTTGTTCATGAAGTTCATTCACACACTTCTGAATGTGTTCTACTTCCGTTAATCCATTATCAAGTACAATATCAGGTGCACAGGAAAGTGCCCAGTTTCCGCTTTTTGATTTATCTCTATTTTCAATATACGtcgatttgttttcaaaagatctAGATCGATTTTCTCTCATATCTTCATTCCACCACTTTCTTGACGAAGAATTATCATTTTGTTTCaatctttcatatttaaagtggggGTCTCTCCAACTTAACGAACTTGAAACGGAAATAGATTCGTTCTTTTCCTTTGGATTAGGACTTCGTAAACTCCTCCAATTTGCTGCATCAGCTTCAAAATTACCTGCTTCAGTAGTTGATCTCATACTATGAGTATTTTGCGTTGAAGGAACTGTATTTGAAGGAAATATGTCTCTTAATGATGGTTCTGGTCTTTCTGTGTTTCTAGTTGATTCTTCATGACTGAGGTTATGGGCTGAAAACTTCTTTTGAGCAGTACTTcctgaagaaatgaaaaattattttcagtaaggATTGAATCATATatcttaaagtattattttggaGTGCCAAAACATTTTGTGGTTTAGATTTAAAATCGATACTGGtacgaataaaattatatgaatgcatcagtttttagaagaaaaaattcatggCTAAATTGATTGGTAGTAATTTTGTCTTATTCTTGATAATTTTGGATACCTAAATTAAATTGAGGCTGCTTACTGAACCCATAAATAAGGTGAACATTCGATTgtgaaaccaaaaaaaattcgatgaaaaatttttatgtaataaattaatgaaatttatactgtttttagTGATCGATAACTAAAACGCAACGTAAGATAAGTATAAGTAAGATAAGTATTCTGATATGtgattaacttttgatcgaGAATTCAgagtttccttaaatttttcaccAAGTTTTCgtatttaagaacatttttaattattaaaaaaatatctcgatGAGCTGCCTTTTccggaaaattattttaaaagaatatttttcctattttaaaaaacaaagaggacttttttattttagaaattgaaagttttttcgaattttaaaattgtacctTTTTCTTATTTCCATGATACATGAAAGATACCaatgatagaaaaaattcattaaaaaatggaagaaatttaaatgtctgGTTTGCTGCTTTTCTAGGTAACTATATTATTCAAACTAAGTatccaaattaattaattaataaaacattagcCCACGAAATTcgctgttgaataattttataccaCAATGTTAACTCGTACAAACAACTTGGTGCTGTCTAAGAACACAATTAACAGATCCCCATGTAAATATGCAAGAACagatatatatgaatttttttcattcattttcaaaattttatcaataaatgattttgtaaattaaaaactttcaatgaTGAATGACTGTTAAATTACGATCTAAATAAgtgcagatttaaaaaatctttaactgaAAGTGAGCCGTGTTTTATCTTTAACGCAGAAAATATGACCAGCGttttatgctgtatttcataactatacatttttaaaatgccaaatataatattttttccttattttgacTTGCATTaatacaaaagaattaaaaaaagatgaaaaaagatgcttaattaaatttatttacagaaataattacgTATCAGAccaagcactttttttaaatagaaagatgcaatatttttctaGGATATTGTTTATCTATTATATTGTTTATCTTATTATGTGTAGGAAgctttttcaaagtaaaataaaaaatatttaaataaattgttacaaatATAAATCCTAATTTGACTTCTATTAAACTctttaaacaaatatctttttttttgcctaaaagtcatcaattattttttaatgcctaATTTTTAGCTAtaacatattcaaaaaattccagtgataatattcaaaattttaattttaaaaaatcaaattgcttaatttttagtttcaaaaataagtttaatcaacttagattttaaaaataatttttattaattttaattttaaaaataatttaaattattttaaatttaaaacaattcgaattaattttatacttaagagtaatttttagttattttaagtttagaaaataaatttaattaattttaattttagaaaacattttgtttaaatttcagaaaaattttgattaaattttaaaaataattttaattgaatttaaaatttcaatttcaaatgtgtaatatttttaaaattttataaataaatcattattttgaaattaattaaatttagttttaaaaaatcgcctCTTAAATCATGTAAATGTTtgacttgatttttttatactaaaaatatttaacaaggcaacaaaaacaatgaaatttttatttaccttccTCACTTGTGGAAGATTGAGAATTGCTATTCGTTTCTTTTACTTGAAGTAATTTCAAATCAGTTTCTAGCTTTGTTTCCTGATATTTGGTTACCTTTGTCTTTTCTATTGAATTTTCATCATCACAATCGGAAGATGACATCACGGCACAAAAAATTAACGTTCTTTGTTCTGCAAAttagaagcaaaatattttgagaacgTAACACATTTCAGCATACAATCAACaatcgatttttttcttcatctttaatAGTCAACGATAAACTCTGAAAATACGAGTAAAGTTTTTCTGCTCACCAAAATGTTCTAACcataatatgaatgaaatattttgaccattaattaaattgagtttGCAAAgcttacattttctttaacttagtgatattgattttttaaagcaacgttttatattatttttactcgtTTTTGAATGAGTAATATCataaaagttctaaattttaaaaataaggatcAAGCAATAAAGTATATAGAAGTATATGCAAACAAAAGCAATATCTATTGCTCAAATTTATCAgcagtaaaattcaaaaactaaataaataaataaaaattacatttgcgATAGTTATCATTACGATATTTGTGTCAATATTTAAGGAACATTCGCAGATTCCTcatatagaattaaattaaatgaataaaaaaactccATAATTAGGTCGTAAATAGAACTACAGTTTCCAATTTAGTTGCTTTGAAATTGTAGAAATGATTAAATAGTTAAGccaatgaaactaattttgcttttagctttgatataattttcattttatttggcTTAGGAAATTCTAAACTGTTATATTCAAGTTAATTTgggcattatttttttaaacttttcaacgAGTAATATCataaaacttctaaatttaaaaaaataatcatgcaagaacaaaatatataaatgcaaataaaaacaatatgtacCGTTTAATTCtatctaaagtaaaatttaaagtatcttaagtaaaaaaaaaattacataagtttaaaaaaatttctgcaatttaGGATATTTATCATTATGGTATTTATGTCAATAAAGTACCCTCATAGATTcaccatataaaattaaattaaatgaaaagaaaaactgtatATTTGGGTCATGAATTgaattactgttttaaatttggttgctttaaaatttcagaaatcatCCAATAGTTAAAccagtgaaattaattttgtttttctttttgatattctttattCAAAGATTTGTGATATAGACCacctttaaaaaattcccaaaaCTGTTAAACACCTTTGAGAAATTGTTGAGCaccattagaaaatttattttcagcttaaCATTCCCCATTccccatgcaaaaaataattctaattactGATACAAATGATGAATCATACAAATCTTGCTAGAAAAACTCTAGTTCAAATTATCTCATTGCGAAGAAAttctgaagttttaaaatcttaataaggAGGTACACCAAATGCCAATCGCTGAGCTAGCTGCTTTTTACTTGCCGCACAACggacaataaaaatttgaactttattgAATTTTGCCCCCCAACTGGTCATAAATTAAAGCATTACATTCTCTCCTCTATTCaatcaagaaaatgttttatttctgaagaatttaaatcatatgattaatttaaaaataaatttaaaacaacataaatatCTGAGTATCTTTTAGAGAACAAATGAATGTGATAAAGAGAATCAGTAACcactttaataaaatgaataattaccaggaaatgcaaagtataaaattgataaCTCAACAATGGATTGAAACTGATCAGCAATAAAACTAAACTCGAGAAAGCAACAGCGTCTgtttaaaaagttgattttatcTTTTCCTCTTTTCTTATCACAATACTTTATcgttaaaatatctaattccgttagatcaaaaattcaaaatacttctcctataaaaaataaagcattaaatatatttctaagttcaatttttaataattttaatcgtgaataaaaaaaaaataaaaaaattaaatatataattgtaatgATCGCAATCAGCATGGAAATATCTCGAATCAATATACTGTAACAAAATCTGAATCAAATTACGATTAAAAAACAGGTATTTAcactaaaatctattttttccgTAAATTTTCGTATAGAAAGAAATCTGatataatgcaatatttaccgtgatgtttattgtaaaaagactataagtaactaaatattactgtaaaaattacagtataaaactttcagtaaaatgtattttaaggaTGCTGCACttagtactttttattgaaatttgattcTTAGTTTTCACTGAATTCACTGAATCActctcattaaatattactgtaaacatTACTGTATGCTTTAccgtaaaaatagattttacggtaaaataggTATTTTGGACGATGTTTCCCCTAAGTGTTGGTACTAAATACCGTAAATTGATCCGGAAGTTTTAcagtgtatttaattaaatcatggaaataataattttaaaaaatagaaattttggcaaaaaaaacattaaaaaaaaactgaaattaatcaCTGCATTTGCACCAAAGAAGTAGTTGCAATTTGTAAATATGATGCAACTGATAAGTTAAGACACCAATagttaaatatctttttgcCTTTTGtgtcataatttaattattcaaccaTATTTTCCATGTAATCTTTCTTATTTTGCCACATTATCCATTCCATTTATgtcttttattcttatttctgttattaaatcataaatatgttaatatttttcaccctcttttttttaaataaataacaaaagaaatatttattaagattgtggggggcggagttatcgaccatgccaaccgtcttctatcaaaaggtacctcttgatagatgacggttggcatagtccagtgtttcccaaacttataacttttgtgtaccctttctaaatttttcgtaacactgtgtaccactaataaaaaataaatgtattttttactataaaaaaattgtacaaaagttaaaaatcacaactgactGTTGACACCACTGTTAACTCTGTTAACtgactgttaactctgcaaaaaatagccaatagaaaaatacgtaatcgtaaattttcatggctagctttgtttttaaataagaaattttgaaattttcgtttgttgcatgATATTTAACATAAGTACGCGTACCCcctctaaactgttcccgtacccctgggggtacgcgtaccacactttgggaaacactggtatAGTCCATAACATCAgccccccacattggtgaccttcgaaCGTGATTTGCTCACGCAAGTAACGCCCACTTCCCAATTTCTTAACGGTTACGCCTACTTCAATGGATAGTCCACATTGTAcggttgacttgctatttgtgaatGCATCATTCACCCTCCTGCGCTGTTGCTCATTCTCGTCTCAAATACACACACAACGTCAGCaagcatacactcgactgctaaaggcaacacaggaacGACCACGtctgtgaagttaatacacctctcacattcagca
This window encodes:
- the LOC107451363 gene encoding uncharacterized protein — encoded protein: MSSSDCDDENSIEKTKVTKYQETKLETDLKLLQVKETNSNSQSSTSEEGSTAQKKFSAHNLSHEESTRNTERPEPSLRDIFPSNTVPSTQNTHSMRSTTEAGNFEADAANWRSLRSPNPKEKNESISVSSSLSWRDPHFKYERLKQNDNSSSRKWWNEDMRENRSRSFENKSTYIENRDKSKSGNWALSCAPDIVLDNGLTEVEHIQKCVNELHEQNAELFASRHPKVFQKPNGTISINCYTSNYEDKVHVAKVADILVEKIGYYPYCFLYFYGNKPLYMKTCEKEFYEFNENNFKLIDFDE